In Pseudoalteromonas piratica, the following proteins share a genomic window:
- a CDS encoding TonB-dependent siderophore receptor yields MKSRAFKLSALYLATTSLLATPVLANDETDDNIEKIEVLGKNHANYLAVESETASKLGISIKETPQSVRVITRALMNDFSLDDVNQVLETTPGVSVEKIETDRTYYKARGFDITNFQVDGLGLPQERGSLQGTLDTAIYQRVEVVMGANGMMTGAGNPSATVNFIRKRPTDDLRANVSFTAGSWSNKRLDADLSGRFNDYAAGRAVVVKQKRDSYLDRYSVERDVFYGIAELNLTDTTTLTTSLTYQQNDADSPLWGALALYDSQGNPTNYDTSTSTAADWAYWDNTSEQAFVELEQLVGDNWSVIARYAHTQTEQDSNLFYVYGTPDAETGLGLTGYASDYQLKDRLNLFDVYTKGSFELFGQEHLIAAGASIADMAYEDRSLYDYTTGNGFPPMPDLNEWDGVAPVPVLKDGLNGSRVDSEQVSEYVSARFSISDDLKLLAGIRHTAWETSGLSYGNDKSRDVSDTTSHLGTVYQINDDINVYASYSETFAPQAEQDINGQTLDPISGDTKEIGIKTELFNDLMMVNVALFDTEQKNIAVADTENSTPDNTVHIAAPGIQSQGFELELSGEIGYGVSANLGYTYTDIDVSDTFNAGNTEAQLVKDYTPKQVFKLAAKYDAAFLEGLTFGMNMRWQDDISRVQKQTPYVVTEQSAYALVNFMASYEINSQLSLTANVNNVFDKKYLNSLYWAQGYYGAPRNYALSLNWSL; encoded by the coding sequence ATGAAATCTCGCGCATTTAAATTAAGTGCCCTATACCTTGCAACAACCTCTCTGCTAGCAACACCTGTTTTGGCAAATGATGAAACAGATGACAACATCGAAAAAATCGAGGTGCTAGGGAAAAACCACGCAAACTATTTGGCTGTTGAATCAGAAACGGCCTCTAAACTAGGTATTTCGATCAAAGAAACACCGCAATCGGTGCGCGTCATTACCCGCGCATTAATGAACGACTTTTCACTGGATGATGTCAACCAAGTACTTGAAACAACCCCTGGCGTTTCTGTTGAAAAAATTGAAACCGATCGTACTTATTACAAAGCACGTGGTTTTGATATCACCAACTTCCAAGTAGACGGCCTTGGTTTACCACAAGAGCGCGGGTCACTACAGGGCACGCTCGACACTGCAATTTACCAACGAGTTGAAGTGGTTATGGGTGCTAATGGCATGATGACAGGCGCCGGTAACCCTTCAGCCACAGTAAACTTTATTCGCAAACGTCCAACGGATGATTTACGTGCAAATGTGTCATTCACTGCAGGCTCTTGGTCAAATAAGCGTTTAGATGCAGATTTGTCAGGCCGTTTTAATGACTATGCTGCAGGTCGTGCTGTAGTCGTAAAACAAAAGCGTGATTCGTATCTTGACCGTTACAGTGTAGAACGTGATGTATTCTATGGTATTGCAGAGTTAAACCTTACTGATACAACAACGCTAACAACCAGCCTTACTTACCAACAAAATGATGCTGATAGCCCTCTTTGGGGTGCACTTGCATTGTATGATTCACAAGGTAACCCAACAAATTACGATACCTCGACTTCAACAGCAGCTGATTGGGCTTACTGGGATAACACGTCAGAGCAGGCGTTTGTAGAGTTAGAACAACTTGTTGGTGATAACTGGAGTGTGATTGCACGTTACGCACATACACAAACAGAGCAAGACTCTAATCTCTTTTACGTTTATGGTACACCAGATGCAGAAACAGGTTTAGGCTTAACCGGCTACGCAAGTGACTATCAGTTGAAAGACCGCCTCAACTTATTTGATGTGTACACCAAAGGTAGCTTTGAACTTTTTGGTCAGGAACATTTAATTGCCGCTGGTGCAAGTATTGCTGATATGGCGTATGAAGATAGATCGCTTTATGACTACACCACTGGCAATGGTTTCCCACCTATGCCAGATCTGAATGAGTGGGATGGTGTTGCACCTGTTCCAGTATTAAAAGACGGTCTCAATGGCTCTCGTGTTGATAGTGAACAAGTATCCGAATACGTTTCTGCACGATTCTCAATTTCTGATGACTTAAAACTACTAGCAGGTATTCGTCACACAGCTTGGGAAACCAGCGGTCTTTCTTACGGTAACGATAAGTCACGTGATGTGAGCGATACCACGTCACACTTAGGTACAGTTTATCAAATTAACGATGACATTAATGTTTATGCATCGTACAGCGAAACATTTGCCCCGCAAGCAGAGCAAGATATTAACGGTCAAACGCTTGATCCAATTAGCGGCGATACTAAAGAAATTGGTATTAAAACCGAATTATTTAATGACCTAATGATGGTGAATGTGGCGCTTTTTGATACCGAGCAGAAAAACATTGCTGTTGCCGATACTGAAAACTCAACACCGGACAACACAGTTCACATTGCTGCACCAGGTATTCAATCACAAGGTTTTGAATTGGAACTCAGTGGTGAAATTGGCTATGGCGTAAGTGCAAACTTAGGTTATACCTACACCGATATCGACGTTTCCGATACTTTCAATGCAGGAAATACCGAAGCGCAATTAGTCAAAGACTACACACCTAAACAAGTATTCAAGCTTGCAGCTAAATATGATGCGGCATTTCTTGAAGGCTTAACCTTTGGTATGAATATGCGTTGGCAAGACGATATTAGCCGCGTGCAAAAGCAAACGCCTTATGTGGTGACCGAGCAAAGCGCTTATGCATTAGTTAACTTTATGGCGAGTTATGAGATCAACTCTCAACTTAGTCTAACTGCCAATGTAAACAATGTATTTGATAAAAAATACCTTAACTCATTGTACTGGGCTCAAGGTTACTACGGCGCACCTCGTAATTATGCGTTATCGCTTAATTGGTCGCTTTAA
- a CDS encoding PepSY-associated TM helix domain-containing protein → MKKKLHLWHRYLGLVIALPLIIISLTGSILVFKEEIDHLIMPELATVNASPGSRLSYDSLHNTIKQNLPNYEVGSWEVFDDGKTADRVYVLEHGTDTWSKVYLDQYQGIVRAAPQPVDYYLTDWLLDLHYKFLIGDTGLWFTGIISLILMFMGISGLVIYRQFWKKFFTLRVKVKRMAFFSDLHKLVGIWSAPILLILGFTGVYWNISEIIHHEFEHADEPPHLVQGALYNPQLSIDSLMATAKTQMGGFRATYLMFPYEPDLPITFFGEVANTSFVTSEYASVVSFDKETGKQLPNYDIREAPFFLVVVDSFRKLHFGYFAGLTSRIIWCLIGLTPLIFAITGCYLWLKRRKPTRRRQDSSAYSAA, encoded by the coding sequence ATGAAAAAGAAACTCCACCTTTGGCATCGCTATTTAGGCTTAGTAATAGCATTACCACTGATAATAATTTCGCTCACAGGCAGTATTTTAGTCTTCAAGGAAGAGATAGATCACCTTATTATGCCGGAGCTTGCCACTGTAAACGCATCACCTGGCAGCCGCCTAAGTTATGATAGCCTTCACAATACCATTAAACAAAATCTACCAAATTATGAAGTGGGTAGCTGGGAAGTCTTCGATGATGGCAAAACCGCTGATCGGGTATATGTACTAGAACACGGTACAGACACATGGTCAAAAGTATATTTAGATCAATATCAGGGTATTGTCCGTGCCGCACCACAGCCGGTCGACTATTACCTAACCGATTGGCTATTAGACTTACACTATAAGTTTTTAATTGGCGATACTGGCCTTTGGTTTACAGGTATCATATCGCTTATTTTGATGTTTATGGGCATCTCTGGCTTAGTAATTTATCGCCAATTTTGGAAAAAATTTTTCACCTTACGTGTAAAAGTTAAACGCATGGCCTTTTTTAGCGATTTACATAAATTAGTGGGCATTTGGTCAGCCCCTATTTTACTGATATTAGGTTTTACTGGTGTCTATTGGAATATTTCAGAAATTATTCACCACGAATTTGAGCACGCGGATGAGCCACCGCATTTAGTTCAAGGCGCTTTATATAACCCGCAATTATCTATCGACAGCTTAATGGCAACCGCTAAAACCCAAATGGGCGGATTCAGAGCCACCTATTTAATGTTCCCTTATGAGCCCGACTTACCCATCACCTTTTTTGGCGAAGTGGCTAATACCAGCTTTGTCACCAGTGAATATGCATCTGTCGTGAGCTTTGATAAGGAGACAGGTAAACAACTGCCTAATTATGATATTCGCGAAGCACCGTTTTTTTTAGTTGTGGTGGATAGCTTTAGAAAGCTGCATTTTGGCTATTTTGCAGGCTTAACAAGCCGTATTATTTGGTGCTTAATCGGTTTAACACCGCTTATTTTTGCAATTACAGGCTGTTATTTATGGCTAAAACGCAGAAAGCCAACTCGTCGCAGACAAGACTCTAGCGCATATAGTGCCGCTTAA
- a CDS encoding CBS domain-containing protein, producing the protein MNQFTAFSTKPLLEGAHLFAQTHLDTGISLSSPASFAMHGFHLEPLQYIDIETSLDDATRILEKTHMRTSFVVDSQNQLKGVISKARLASSYVLKTAAKKGLTRAQLTIGDIMVKLAEIDTVSELMLANAKVGDVLKTMEKASYEYLLVTGANQSELRGYFDLIDIAKMTGYSLNQAKSAKTFSQLVDSLVNHNEI; encoded by the coding sequence ATGAACCAATTTACAGCATTTTCAACTAAGCCATTACTTGAAGGCGCACACTTATTCGCTCAAACACATTTAGATACTGGTATTTCACTGTCTAGCCCTGCCTCATTTGCGATGCATGGCTTTCACCTTGAACCATTGCAATACATTGATATTGAAACTAGTTTAGATGACGCAACCCGTATTTTAGAAAAAACACATATGCGCACCAGTTTCGTTGTCGATAGCCAAAATCAGTTAAAAGGGGTTATTTCTAAGGCCCGTTTAGCTAGTAGTTATGTGCTTAAAACGGCTGCTAAAAAAGGCTTAACACGCGCGCAATTAACGATTGGCGATATCATGGTAAAACTTGCTGAAATAGACACAGTATCCGAGCTAATGCTTGCTAATGCAAAAGTGGGAGATGTGTTAAAAACCATGGAAAAAGCCAGCTATGAATACTTGCTGGTAACTGGAGCAAATCAAAGTGAGTTACGTGGTTATTTTGATTTAATTGATATTGCAAAAATGACAGGCTATTCACTCAATCAGGCAAAAAGTGCGAAAACGTTTAGCCAATTGGTTGACTCATTGGTTAATCATAACGAAATTTAA
- a CDS encoding DUF3955 domain-containing protein translates to MLFRSIWPSIACFSSALIAYLTYLFIGIKVDENGFLKEAFFLLPLSLSFIMLGSVLLVVFFILKLKAGEKFRFSR, encoded by the coding sequence ATGTTGTTTAGAAGTATTTGGCCGTCAATTGCATGTTTTAGCTCAGCGCTTATCGCTTATTTGACGTATCTTTTTATTGGTATAAAAGTTGATGAAAATGGGTTTTTAAAGGAAGCTTTTTTTCTTTTACCGCTTTCTCTTAGCTTTATAATGCTCGGCAGCGTGTTGCTGGTTGTATTTTTTATTTTGAAGCTAAAAGCGGGTGAGAAATTTCGATTTAGCCGCTAG
- a CDS encoding SMP-30/gluconolactonase/LRE family protein, protein MKTKFICTFVLVLATNQVHSKTLFEATDWVTDNTFTTGVEGPAVDKHGDLYAVNFMQQGTIGKVTGKDEVTKLVSLKNGSIGNGIRFDSEGNMYIADYVNHNVLTISAVDLAKGGDLSTKVKVFAHNAKMNQPNDLAIMDNGILFASDPNWQHSTGNLWRISQQGETPLLEAKMGTTNGVEVSPDNNTLYVNESLQRKVWRYDLDSKGNVSNKALLIEFNEHGLDGMRTDKQGNLYIARYGAGVIAVVSAKGELIREIKLKGQFPTNVAFGGKDGKTVFVTMQKRGAIEMFNVDVPGNAFKQ, encoded by the coding sequence ATGAAGACAAAGTTTATTTGCACATTTGTGCTGGTCTTAGCAACAAACCAAGTACACAGTAAAACGTTATTTGAAGCGACGGATTGGGTAACAGATAACACCTTTACCACAGGGGTTGAAGGCCCAGCAGTGGATAAACACGGGGATCTTTATGCAGTAAATTTTATGCAACAAGGCACCATCGGCAAAGTGACTGGTAAGGATGAGGTTACTAAGTTAGTTAGCTTGAAAAACGGATCTATCGGTAATGGCATTCGCTTTGATAGCGAGGGCAATATGTATATTGCTGATTACGTTAACCACAATGTGTTAACTATCAGTGCAGTGGACTTAGCCAAAGGCGGCGATTTGAGCACTAAAGTAAAAGTATTTGCCCATAATGCAAAAATGAACCAGCCCAACGATCTCGCTATTATGGATAACGGCATTTTATTTGCCAGCGATCCAAACTGGCAACATAGCACGGGTAATTTATGGCGCATTAGTCAACAAGGTGAAACCCCACTACTAGAAGCCAAGATGGGCACAACAAATGGTGTTGAAGTGAGCCCAGACAATAACACCTTGTATGTTAATGAAAGTCTGCAGCGTAAAGTATGGCGTTATGATCTTGACAGCAAAGGCAATGTTTCGAACAAAGCATTACTGATTGAATTTAACGAGCATGGCCTAGATGGCATGCGTACCGATAAACAAGGCAATCTATACATAGCGCGTTATGGTGCGGGTGTTATTGCGGTGGTGTCTGCCAAGGGTGAATTAATAAGAGAAATTAAGCTAAAAGGGCAGTTTCCAACAAATGTCGCGTTTGGTGGCAAAGACGGTAAAACCGTGTTTGTGACTATGCAGAAGCGTGGTGCCATTGAAATGTTTAATGTGGATGTACCAGGTAACGCATTTAAACAATAA
- a CDS encoding beta-N-acetylhexosaminidase, with protein MSIHFISKLFYLLKVSFLLVFSGSLFASSQLMPMPKTIDMGEGQLKLTSPISISVDGMSAERKAFQLQRLQQHFSRIVGKEVVLKEVDKNATVRIVVAEKERTTQTPLLNVDESYQLKVDNRSVTITAKTVFGAQHGLTTLVQLAANGKAQTLNVPSVIISDNPRFAWRGLLIDSARHFISIETIKRQLSTMASAKLNVLHWHLTDDQGWRIESKRFPKLTEKASDGLYYTQAEVLDVIHYASLLGIRVVPEFGMPGHASAIAVAYPELMAEVKNYEMERHWGVFKPLLNISKPEVYQFVDSLIEEMTTIFPDPYLHIGGDEVEPEQWLHNKDIQGLMAKHSLKNGADLQNYFNTQIQPIIEKHQRIMMGWDEIFHENLPKDIVVQSWRGHDSLNAVANSGYQGILSTGFYIDQPQYSDYHYRNDPLRTLPSVDLSKPQTLAKSFIIDRLKGSDVRGELLVLGEQVLIKLNNNHHQLASVSHTPDKTTRRFNARMDSWMGPLTFEFDLEGEQSAVMIGNSRYPLKLNTLDAPSAVSLSQSLNDASKQRILGAEATIWSEMVTDHNIDLRIWPRLYAISERLWSPKQKNDANDMYQRLGFINTYAAEVIGAAHLAQQKAGFNALLPKSFDNDKKARTIALLNVMAELLEPAHYYTRHHIKYLNDEYHQQAALDNFVDYLAVESHAIRQLNNWVDGFINGDKTALDKIKSQLNLWSEALSASDNLLNSGDKLALVRAKSIALTQFIALSLNVIAHCQGQTNTPMLGNDLLFLQPLTDELVIAGIYPMRELYLACTN; from the coding sequence GTGTCGATACATTTTATTAGTAAGCTATTTTATCTTTTAAAAGTCAGTTTTTTATTGGTGTTTAGTGGTAGTTTGTTTGCTTCAAGCCAGCTAATGCCGATGCCAAAAACAATCGATATGGGAGAAGGGCAACTCAAATTAACCAGTCCCATTAGTATTTCAGTTGATGGCATGAGTGCTGAGCGAAAGGCATTTCAATTACAGCGACTCCAACAGCATTTCTCACGTATTGTTGGCAAAGAGGTAGTACTAAAAGAAGTCGATAAAAATGCGACGGTGCGCATAGTGGTTGCGGAGAAAGAGCGCACAACACAGACGCCTTTGTTAAATGTGGACGAAAGTTACCAGTTAAAGGTTGATAATCGCAGTGTGACAATAACGGCTAAGACTGTGTTTGGTGCGCAGCACGGTTTAACTACGTTAGTGCAACTGGCCGCTAATGGCAAAGCGCAAACACTCAACGTTCCCAGTGTTATTATTAGTGATAACCCTCGCTTTGCATGGCGCGGTTTATTGATTGATAGTGCACGCCATTTTATCTCCATTGAAACCATTAAACGCCAATTAAGTACCATGGCATCGGCAAAATTAAATGTACTTCATTGGCATTTAACCGACGATCAAGGTTGGCGTATTGAAAGTAAGCGTTTTCCTAAACTCACCGAGAAAGCATCAGACGGACTATATTACACTCAAGCTGAGGTATTGGATGTGATTCATTATGCCAGTTTGCTTGGCATTCGTGTGGTGCCTGAATTTGGCATGCCGGGTCATGCCAGCGCTATTGCGGTAGCTTATCCAGAGCTGATGGCTGAGGTAAAAAATTACGAAATGGAACGCCACTGGGGGGTATTTAAACCATTACTTAATATTTCAAAGCCTGAGGTATACCAGTTTGTCGATAGTTTAATTGAAGAAATGACTACTATTTTCCCAGATCCCTATTTACACATTGGTGGCGATGAAGTGGAACCTGAGCAGTGGTTACACAATAAAGACATTCAAGGTTTAATGGCTAAACATTCGCTTAAAAATGGCGCGGATTTGCAGAACTATTTTAATACTCAAATTCAGCCGATTATTGAAAAGCATCAGCGCATTATGATGGGGTGGGATGAAATTTTTCATGAAAACTTACCGAAAGATATTGTAGTGCAGTCATGGCGTGGTCATGATTCGTTAAATGCAGTTGCCAACAGTGGTTATCAGGGGATTTTATCAACCGGTTTTTACATTGATCAGCCACAGTACAGTGATTATCACTACCGAAACGATCCGCTTCGTACATTACCAAGTGTTGATTTATCCAAGCCACAGACCTTAGCCAAGTCATTTATTATCGATAGACTGAAAGGCAGTGATGTGCGAGGTGAATTACTTGTGCTTGGTGAGCAAGTGTTAATTAAACTTAATAACAATCATCACCAATTAGCCTCAGTGAGTCACACACCAGACAAAACAACGCGCAGATTTAATGCAAGGATGGACAGCTGGATGGGGCCGTTGACCTTTGAATTTGATCTCGAAGGTGAACAAAGTGCAGTGATGATAGGCAACAGCCGCTATCCTTTGAAATTAAACACTCTGGATGCACCATCAGCCGTTAGCTTATCGCAGTCGCTTAATGATGCGAGCAAACAGCGCATTTTAGGTGCAGAAGCAACAATTTGGAGTGAAATGGTTACCGATCACAATATTGATCTGCGTATTTGGCCACGTTTGTATGCGATTAGTGAGCGTTTATGGTCACCCAAGCAAAAAAATGACGCGAACGATATGTACCAGCGTTTAGGATTTATTAATACATATGCAGCTGAAGTAATTGGCGCCGCCCATTTAGCTCAGCAGAAAGCTGGTTTTAACGCATTACTTCCAAAATCATTTGATAATGATAAAAAAGCGCGCACTATTGCATTATTGAATGTGATGGCAGAGTTATTAGAGCCAGCGCATTACTATACCCGCCATCATATTAAGTATTTAAACGATGAATACCATCAACAAGCAGCGCTTGATAACTTTGTAGATTACTTAGCGGTAGAAAGTCACGCTATCAGGCAGCTAAACAATTGGGTTGATGGTTTTATTAACGGTGATAAAACGGCTTTAGATAAAATTAAATCACAGCTAAACCTCTGGAGTGAGGCATTGAGCGCTAGTGATAACTTACTTAATAGTGGTGATAAGCTCGCTTTGGTACGCGCCAAATCTATAGCACTTACACAGTTTATCGCTTTATCTCTAAATGTAATTGCACATTGCCAAGGTCAAACAAACACACCAATGCTTGGCAATGATTTACTTTTTTTACAGCCGCTAACCGATGAGTTGGTGATTGCCGGCATTTACCCAATGCGTGAGCTTTACCTTGCCTGTACAAATTAA
- a CDS encoding PfkB family carbohydrate kinase, producing MVNSIVFLGECMVEHRADGDVFFGGDTFNTAYYSQHLLAQNCDLNPSIYYATAIGKDSQSEQFKALMAQSQIVSDFCIIHDTKTLGQYWVNLDEKGERTFRFDRSNSAARDYFSLSHKLIDALNTCAIDAIYLSGISLAILNSADRKLLISALEQFKMQGGFIYFDNNYRPTLWQQCSPIHDYFALMALANVAFLTDEDEYAVYGKQSVSDIIDLHYKGAGFKQTLVIRQGAAPCVIKAPNQGSLFCVSALQLAPEEIVDTCAAGDAFAAGFLVANLAGYDFHAATAYAHKVAAAVIKQHGALIPSHFLPKLSNQECAGVDTFY from the coding sequence ATGGTTAACTCAATTGTGTTTTTGGGCGAATGCATGGTTGAACACCGTGCTGATGGCGATGTTTTCTTTGGTGGCGACACCTTCAATACTGCGTACTATTCGCAACATTTGCTTGCGCAAAATTGCGATCTTAATCCATCAATCTATTACGCAACCGCTATAGGCAAAGACTCGCAAAGCGAACAATTTAAAGCATTGATGGCGCAATCTCAGATTGTTTCTGATTTTTGCATTATCCATGACACAAAGACACTCGGCCAATACTGGGTAAACCTTGATGAAAAGGGTGAGCGCACTTTCCGCTTTGATCGTTCAAACAGCGCCGCAAGAGACTACTTTTCGCTGTCACACAAGTTAATTGATGCGCTTAACACATGCGCTATTGATGCAATTTACCTGTCAGGAATAAGTCTTGCCATTTTAAACAGTGCAGATCGCAAGCTGTTAATTTCAGCCCTTGAGCAGTTTAAAATGCAAGGTGGCTTTATTTATTTTGATAATAATTATCGACCAACACTTTGGCAACAATGTTCCCCTATTCACGATTATTTTGCCTTAATGGCACTTGCCAATGTGGCATTTTTAACCGATGAAGACGAGTATGCGGTGTATGGCAAGCAATCGGTGAGCGATATCATCGATTTACATTATAAAGGGGCAGGATTTAAACAAACCTTAGTGATCCGTCAAGGGGCAGCACCTTGTGTTATTAAAGCGCCAAACCAAGGCAGTCTGTTTTGTGTTTCGGCTTTACAATTAGCGCCTGAAGAGATTGTTGATACCTGCGCGGCGGGTGATGCATTTGCAGCAGGTTTTTTAGTTGCCAATCTAGCTGGGTACGATTTTCACGCAGCGACAGCATATGCGCATAAAGTTGCCGCCGCAGTAATCAAGCAACACGGTGCGCTTATTCCTTCTCATTTTCTTCCCAAACTTTCGAACCAGGAGTGTGCAGGTGTCGATACATTTTATTAG
- a CDS encoding sodium:solute symporter family protein, which yields MTSQQMTYLAAFFTYLLAMITISWFVSRWQKSGSDFLLAGRKVPLFLTLGTTVATMVGTGSSMGAVGFAYQNAWAGALYGIGGAIGILLLAWIFAPVRKQQFATMSEELASYVDDNALVKKILAVIIYAASIGWLGAHLIGGGMYLAWLTGIDDTTAKLIIGVGLAIYVTLGGYSAVVWTDAIQAVILFIGFLLMAYFAIDFVGGWQAVQNNHLVNESGLFSYQNIGLVPAISMSFAVLVGVMATPSFRQRIYSGDSVSSIRQSFVMSGVLYLGFSLVPAIIGICAFLINGNLDNPAYAFPYIALNTLPVLLGGLILLAGISATLSSASSDAIAGVSVFVSDIYAWLFQKSSDKKQLTDRQQLVLSRFSMILTVTIALLFALLSNNIITYITKMISLALCGLFVMGLLGRFWQKLTWQGSIAILLSSTLSAALIGFNESWLAYFGNPSIPAVISGVFFGVLVSLLTQPDKPTEITSTNKELESVL from the coding sequence ATGACATCACAACAAATGACGTATTTAGCAGCATTTTTCACATATTTGCTTGCAATGATTACCATTAGTTGGTTCGTTTCGCGTTGGCAAAAGTCAGGCAGTGACTTTTTGTTAGCAGGGCGAAAAGTGCCTTTATTTCTAACACTCGGCACCACAGTTGCAACCATGGTGGGCACGGGTTCATCAATGGGGGCTGTAGGGTTTGCCTATCAAAATGCTTGGGCCGGCGCACTTTATGGCATAGGGGGCGCGATTGGTATCTTGTTGTTAGCTTGGATATTTGCACCAGTGCGCAAACAGCAATTTGCCACCATGAGTGAAGAGCTCGCCAGTTATGTTGATGATAATGCCCTAGTTAAAAAAATTCTCGCTGTGATTATTTATGCCGCCAGTATTGGCTGGTTAGGTGCACACCTAATTGGTGGTGGTATGTATTTAGCTTGGCTGACTGGCATTGATGATACAACGGCTAAATTAATTATCGGGGTGGGGCTTGCCATTTATGTTACCTTGGGCGGTTATTCAGCCGTGGTGTGGACCGATGCGATTCAAGCGGTGATTTTATTTATTGGTTTTTTACTAATGGCGTATTTTGCTATCGATTTTGTCGGGGGATGGCAAGCGGTACAAAATAACCATCTGGTCAACGAAAGTGGCTTATTTTCTTATCAAAATATTGGCCTTGTTCCAGCCATTTCAATGTCATTTGCGGTATTGGTTGGGGTAATGGCAACGCCATCATTTCGCCAGCGCATCTATTCAGGTGACAGTGTAAGTAGTATTCGCCAATCGTTTGTAATGTCGGGTGTGCTTTATTTAGGTTTTTCATTGGTACCAGCAATTATTGGCATTTGCGCGTTTTTAATAAATGGCAATTTAGATAATCCTGCGTACGCATTTCCTTATATTGCGCTAAATACATTACCCGTTTTGTTGGGGGGTCTTATTTTATTAGCGGGCATATCGGCGACTCTTTCAAGCGCCAGCTCAGATGCCATTGCAGGGGTGAGCGTATTTGTGAGTGATATTTATGCGTGGCTGTTTCAAAAATCATCTGACAAAAAGCAACTCACAGATAGACAACAACTTGTGTTATCTCGCTTTTCGATGATTTTAACTGTGACTATCGCGCTGTTATTTGCGCTGTTATCAAACAATATAATTACCTACATTACAAAAATGATTTCACTTGCGTTGTGTGGCTTATTTGTAATGGGCTTATTAGGTCGCTTTTGGCAAAAGTTAACGTGGCAAGGCAGCATTGCAATTTTGCTCTCAAGCACTTTGAGCGCGGCATTGATTGGTTTTAATGAAAGTTGGCTCGCGTATTTTGGTAACCCATCGATTCCCGCGGTGATAAGTGGGGTGTTTTTTGGTGTATTAGTTAGCTTATTAACCCAACCTGATAAACCTACAGAGATTACTTCGACGAACAAAGAATTGGAGTCAGTTCTATAA
- a CDS encoding RidA family protein codes for MTIKRIGAEGGTGTGGQHLPFSRAVEAGGWLKVSGQTPMRDGEVVEGGIIEQSRLAIQNCIDIMTEAGYGLETVTHVSVVLTDSRYFQSFNKVFAEVFGEHPPARICMVADLVVDCKVEVDVTCYKGQ; via the coding sequence ATGACAATTAAACGTATTGGCGCAGAGGGCGGCACAGGCACAGGCGGTCAGCATTTACCTTTTTCACGTGCTGTGGAAGCGGGTGGTTGGTTAAAAGTATCGGGACAAACCCCAATGCGTGATGGCGAAGTAGTTGAGGGTGGCATTATTGAGCAATCGCGATTAGCGATTCAAAACTGCATCGACATTATGACTGAAGCAGGTTATGGCCTTGAAACTGTTACTCATGTATCTGTGGTATTAACCGATTCTCGCTATTTTCAGTCGTTTAACAAAGTATTTGCTGAAGTCTTTGGCGAGCACCCGCCAGCACGTATTTGCATGGTGGCAGACTTGGTTGTTGATTGTAAAGTTGAAGTGGATGTGACCTGTTACAAAGGTCAATAA